Below is a window of Mycolicibacterium rhodesiae NBB3 DNA.
GGCTTGGCACGCTCGGCCACCGGTATCGTCACGGTGAGCACACCATTCTCGTACGTGGCCGAGATCGCCGTGGCGTCAATGCCTTCGCCGAGCGAGAGTTGCCTGCGGTAGGTACCGAAGAATCTCTCGTTCGCCAGCCACTGGACGGCATCCTCCGAACGGGCGGTGCGATGCGCGGAGATCGTCAGGGTGCCGCTGTCCACGTCCACATCCACCGAACCCGGATCGATGCCGGGTAGATCGGCGGTGAGGACGTAGTGGTCGTCGATCTTGCAGAGGTCCATCGGCATGAACCGAGGGGTGCGAGCTGATCCCGTCTGGCTGTTCAGCAGTCCGCGGGTCAACGCGTCAAGGTCACTGAAAGGATCAAAACGAAGCACAGCAATCCACCTCCTATGCCACTCAAGGCCCGCCACCCTGGCGGGCGACCAAATCACTGTGCACCAGCGAGGTTAGCACTCTCGCAACGAGAGTGCCAGAACTTTTCAGAGACTCTTTTGAAGGGCGCTGACGTCGCCGCCGCGTAACGGTTCGGAGCATTGATCGCACGTCAGAACCAGTCGGAAGGGGCCACCGCATGTCGTGTGGATG
It encodes the following:
- a CDS encoding Hsp20/alpha crystallin family protein, coding for MLRFDPFSDLDALTRGLLNSQTGSARTPRFMPMDLCKIDDHYVLTADLPGIDPGSVDVDVDSGTLTISAHRTARSEDAVQWLANERFFGTYRRQLSLGEGIDATAISATYENGVLTVTIPVAERAKPRKIEVSHTGHQQSIEPTTVDSE